From the genome of Rhododendron vialii isolate Sample 1 chromosome 10a, ASM3025357v1:
CaatcaaatctttttcaaaatggaaaactgaAAACTTACTGATTAATCAAAGCAATGTGATTAAGAAAAACGTGCTTAAATCATGTGCATAATCAACGGGATTTTGATTTGTGGCTGATTAAGAAGTGATTTTTGGATTGATTAAAACATGTGCTGATTTGTGGCTGATTAAGAAGTGATTTTCGGATTGATTAAAATCATGTGCTAAATCAAAgcaatttgatttttgcttccaaaaatcaaGCCCAACCTGCACCTATAAATTCAAGAGTCTCGGAATTGGTTTTAGTACAGAAAAAAACAACTCTCTCTTCCACCCCAAAAATGTTTTCTGAGTTCGAGCAATAGGTcgattgtgtgttttgtttttggttttcttccgTGCAGAGAAAGCCGAGCAGAGGTGCTGAATTCTGGGCTATTTTATCCTGGGGACGGCGGGGCATTGACGAACTGCTTGCACAAACTGGGCAGAGCCGGGAAACGTCTTAAAGAAAGCGACCTAGTCCGCGACTTAACCCAGCCGTCGTTCTACAAATTGGTATTCTGTTTTCAATAGCAGAATTCGAGGTAATCCGTTCTTGTTTTTTCGAGCAGTCAATCCAACAATATTATTCTATAGGTATATGTATATTATCATTTGTTAGATTCACGGTTCACCTCCCCAGGTCTAGGTCCCCTTGTAACCTTGTTTTCTTCCCCACAAGACCACCGACCACGATTCAGTTAAACAGATGAATCATCATCAAAATACAATTCATACAAACACAGATTCACAGAAAAGGAAGGAGAAACAACCCTAGTTTTTCTTGTAAAAGGAGGGGAAACAAaacgagaaaagaaaaatacggtGTACCCAACTGTCCGACGATCTCCGGCGATCGGCGTTGGAGCTGGTCCGACGAGCTTCAACGTCGATGATCAGCTCTCTGGTTCCCGGTTCTTGCTGGCGATTTCAATCGAtttttggaaagagagagaaagagaagtggGTCGGTGGAAGGAATTGTAAAGAggacaaaaagtgaaaaaggtAGCACTAAGGTCTAAGGAGCTAATATTCTtataaagtcaaaaaaaaaaagtttcggaaTTTTGTAGCAGTGgtggcacgtgcccccactgaTCCCTTACTAAATCCGCCGCTGCTTCCTTGGATAGTAATTATAGTAGTTACGATCGCATGAAGCGGCCGAATTCCCTGTCGTATTCTCATCATAGTTGCAAAACTAACGAAcgtggaaatttttttttttttttgaactaaaaaagcccaaaaaacttAGCGGAACTCAGcgttggtatttttttttgtctttttccatGACTGATCAATTTTCTATTGACTTGATACATGAAATAAAAGGAACAACGTTTTGTACAGGGGATATAAAATTGCTTTTGAAAATAATCTATATCTAATTATCTATACTTCTTATCAAAGTGTGAGGCGTCTCTCGACTTTTCCGAATTCCCAAATTACCCATTCCCCTCTTTTTCCCGCGTAGGAAACCAAGTATACGTTTCTACACCAAAAAATGCCTCCCAATCAACGACATGACACAACGAATCCTGTAGTTCAAATAACTTCGCCCTGAACagggcactctctctctctctctctctctctctctctctctctctctctctctctctcctgatgAATCCTGTAGGTGGAATAACCTCCCTCTGCTGCGTTTGTGTGTCTATTTCTTGCGAGTTCGCCAACTAGGTACAAGAAATTGGAACTTGCTATGAGATAAAATAAGAGACATGCATGCACATAAACCAAACTGATGAATCTTCGTTCCATCCTTCCTGCTTAATTTACTGATGACCCTTTCAAGGGCTAGCTGATACAACTTTCTCACGAagttaaaattattttccccACATCATTATTATTTCAAGAAGATATATAGGTACCGGACGAGGGATTACAATTTAATTACATGGATACATTTCTGTGGCAAGCATGTGCTATGGACACTGGAGGGTCAGATAATGAGCCATTGAGAATGTTTTTAGCAACAAAATGATTTGCAGCCTCAGTGTAGTGCACCCCATCCCAGCTTATATAGCTTGATGGATTTTCACATGGAGTAGTTCCATTTTTGCATTGTTTAAGTGGCTCTGTGAACCCTgtagaaaaaaaacaaaaaacaaaaacaaaaaaacaaataccagAAAGAATTATAAGCAAACATGAACATTGTTTAGAGTcttagaattagtcgaggtgtgagTAAGCTGATTCGGACATCCGGTtatcgaagaaaaaaaaagggttttttcTTGGGAACAAGATCGTTACCTAGGTTCTTGGCGTTGCTGATTAAGTTATACTTGGCAGTATAAACATCAACATAGGTAATGGCAGCTTCTGGGAGCTGTGCCCTGAGTTTGATCACTCTGTCCTTGAGCTGCCTGTTGAACTCCACCACCCTTTCATTCCAACTATTGATGCAACCATTCTTATCGAAAGTTTCCTGAGTTCTGTTCCAAATGTAGTTTTGGGCTGCAGGCAAACACCCATTTGGCCCCACATTGTGTATCCAAAATGCCCTCCCACCTTGATCATACAGAGTCTGCATTCACTTTCAAAATAACCAATAAGATCACAGAAGAAGACCCAACCGAACGGAGCCCAAATGGTGCATGGGTCCGTTCAgttgggcgtaaaatgttttacaattgaaaatatgtttcatgTAAAGCATTTTTCAAGAAAACACAAGTTTTACGATtgttttccggtgtttggttgaattCCAATTTTATTCTTACAAACCGATAGCTCATCTAATTGGCCTACTGTAGCATCAAAGTGTGAGTAACTCTCaagagcttctctctcttcttagAGATGCTGAGCAGCTTTTCTTGTCTTGTATTTCGTTGTCGTGGTTgttattttgttcttgtttaatATATTTGGGATGATCACCCCTTCAAAAAAGTGTGAGTATTTGCTTGGAGAAAGTCTAGGAGAGACGTAGAGGAAATTTCGCAAATTGCATTCACCTGGCCATGAGGGAACGAGAGAAATCATTCGCCGCACAACCCGTCCAACAtattaattgaaaaatgactTACCAATTTTTCGAGGGTAAGTCGTTTTACGGCCATAGGCGAAAAAGattttccccccaaaaaaaaaaaaaatcattttctaggattttcaacaaccaaacATCAGACATTatgtaaaaaattgtttttggtacgtctaaacaaacggagccttgcttttagtttttagtgttttctaaaaataaaaataaaaattggacgGTGTTACCTGAAGTGCTAGGGTGAAATTATTAATCAAATCGGGAATGAGGGAAAGAGGGTTGCTGGACCATGCGGATGTGTAAACATCATTTTGGCCGATATCAAGGGTGTAAAGAGCCTTTGAGAAGTCTTCAGGCCTCGGGAGTCTGCTTATGTTCTTTCCTGGAAAATCATTAGCAAGCAA
Proteins encoded in this window:
- the LOC131304757 gene encoding GDSL esterase/lipase At5g14450-like isoform X3 gives rise to the protein MECGKIWVFGVLVSSVLMRVAGGAEGKGLTPCNFPAVYNFGDSNSDTGAFSAAFSRTQLPDGQTFFRKSAGRSCDGRLIIDFIAEELGIPYLSPYLDSVGSNFSHGANFAYGGATILRQTWQSPGIPFHLAVQATQFSQFKARTIDIYNQGKNISRLPRPEDFSKALYTLDIGQNDVYTSAWSSNPLSLIPDLINNFTLALQTLYDQGGRAFWIHNVGPNGCLPAAQNYIWNRTQETFDKNGCINSWNERVVEFNRQLKDRVIKLRAQLPEAAITYVDVYTAKYNLISNAKNLGFTEPLKQCKNGTTPCENPSSYISWDGVHYTEAANHFVAKNILNGSLSDPPVSIAHACHRNVSM
- the LOC131304757 gene encoding GDSL esterase/lipase At5g14450-like isoform X1; translation: MVEGGKIWVFGVLVSLILMRVAGGAEGTGLDPCNFPAVYNFGDSNSDTGAFSVAVSPTQLPDGQTFFGKPAGRGCDGRLIIDFIAEELGIPYLSPYLDSVGSNFSHGANFAYGGATILRQTWQSPGIPFHLAVQATQFSQFKARTIDIYNQGKNISRLPRPEDFSKALYTLDIGQNDVYTSAWSSNPLSLIPDLINNFTLALQTLYDQGGRAFWIHNVGPNGCLPAAQNYIWNRTQETFDKNGCINSWNERVVEFNRQLKDRVIKLRAQLPEAAITYVDVYTAKYNLISNAKNLGFTEPLKQCKNGTTPCENPSSYISWDGVHYTEAANHFVAKNILNGSLSDPPVSIAHACHRNVSM
- the LOC131304757 gene encoding GDSL esterase/lipase At5g14450-like isoform X4, which translates into the protein MVEGGKIWVFGVLVSLILMRVAGGAEGTGLDPCNFPAVYNFGDSNSDTGAFSVAVSPTQLPDGQTFFGKPAGRGCDGRLIIDFIAEELGIPYLSPYLDSVGSNFSHGANFAYAGATILRQTWQSGIPFDLAVQATQFSQFKARTIDIFNQGKNISRLPRPEDFSKALYTLDIGQNDVYTSAWSSNPLSLIPDLINNFTLALQTLYDQGGRAFWIHNVGPNGCLPAAQNYIWNRTQETFDKNGCINSWNERVVEFNRQLKDRVIKLRAQLPEAAITYVDVYTAKYNLISNAKNLGFTEPLKQCKNGTTPCENPSSYISWDGVHYTEAANHFVAKNILNGSLSDPPVSIAHACHRNVSM